The Silene latifolia isolate original U9 population chromosome 4, ASM4854445v1, whole genome shotgun sequence region aaaatacttctcaccaacaacttcctttctctagaagtaagactactcgagctactatgagaaggcacggaaaccttagcttcaagcaaggtcccaaCTATCCACCGATCGTAAGGCATCGGAGAAGGACCTGTGCGAACCCTCCGAGGCCCTAtttgttacgcgtgaaagatccatccggagagagcaagcataggttcgaggtgccatcgtctgaaaggagcgcgttgacccgacccggattcgagcaacgcttacttgagtgtttttattcgaaacaattatttttactaatatcattattaatattgacattattatttattattgttattaagaatattattagtaaaaaattactattttttcattattataatttatgattattcatatactcctccctctatcccggtcaattgttgtcctttggtttttggcacaaagaccaaggaaagaggaggggccaattataaatgacaagcggaccaaattgagtgtgaatgatcaaattgctcatcaagttcattcttaaaatagaaagaacaataattgaatgagacaccccaaaatgaaataggacaacaaattacGGGACAGAggagtataatattataatttttttcttaaaaatattaattttagtataaatagtattatactatgaatattattattagtacagttgataataacaataatattaaatattattattattaatattaatatgattatttcgaTTGATTAAATTTCAATTGACTTTATTGATTCGATTTAGTTCACCATTCATTTCGGCTCTATTGATTGATTGATCAtttcggctccattcgattcgattgatttgattggctccattcgattcgattcattcgattgattgattcagctccattcgattcgattcgattcgattcagctctaaaaagccagaaagaacagggcctaagaagATTGAATCGACCAAGTTTGACCTATTATTATTCGCCTAGTCTTCAGAGATGTAATATTGATCGGTCCAAAACTTCATAATCCAATACGACTGGATATGTAATTTGTAAATGAGTCGAGACACTCGCTTAAACTCGACGTAATTTAAATTGATGTATGTCTGTTTAAAATGTTTCCTTTACTAATATAAGAATATAACTTAATTAACAATGAAATTGCAAGTTAGAGCAAGTGTTGCAATTGTAAGGTAGTAAGGTGTACTGTAAGTAGAGGAAATCTTAAATTTGACATCTCATGCCATTTAAAAGAGTAAAGCAAAATTATTCCATTGAATTTTCATTTTCACTTATACTTCAAGTGTAGGCATGGAATTTATGGAAATATCTCCTCTTACTATATATATTTAGCATATTAATCTATACCTATAAATGGCAACCCAACTCCAATATATCAATatatgttattataaataaacaTATTGTACAACAAACTCATGGCAATGTTGATTATTCTAGTCCTTAGCTTGTTGATCACAGTTCAAGGGAATGAAGATAGCTTTAGTAACATATGTAAACGAGGAGACGAAACTTGTGAGAAACGTGTCGTAAATGTGGAAGAATTTGGAGCAATAGGTGATGGAGTTTCTGATGACACCAAGGTTTCAATTTTAATGAACTTGGTTTTTGTTTGATCAATCTTATAACTGAAAGTTTATATTTTTTTGATGCTAATAAAAACATTGTAGGCCTTCATAAGTGCATGGAAGGCGGCTTGCAGTAGGCCGAAATCAGTGTTTTTGGTTCCGAAAAGGAGTACATACTTGGTGAATGCAACCATGTTTGCTGGACCCTGTGCTGGTAGACTAACTGTCAAGGTAACTCAGCTCTGTCTCTTAGAATAACCGTCTTTCTTTAATATTTGAGGTCACAAGATGAATGCCTAGCTAAGCGCATAAACACAACCAGGGGCGGAGCCAGGATTGACTGTTTCTCAATAATTTCTCTCCCTAGCTATGTTTCTATATATAGTTACATAATGTGACTCGCACCTGAAATAATCTCTCTGTGTTTTTAACAAAGGTTAATCTCGACTCGTTTAAAAAACCCTTAATACCGTCTAGCCGTCTAGGTCATGTTATTTTCTTAAGTAAAGTTGAATTATGGAGACCCTTTTGATGTTACAGATTGATGGTACAATAGTTGCACCATCCGATCCAAAGCATTGGAATGCTAAGTTCGGCCGCATGTGGCTCGGTTTTTCAAACCTGACTGGTGTTCTATTCAAGGGCAAAGGGGTCATTGATGGCTCAGGTAGTAAATGGTGGGCAGCTTCTTGCAAAAGAAACAGAACCAATGTAACTTATTAATTTTTTATGTTAACTAATCTTTAATCTTCAATTCTACCCCGGTTTAATTTTTGTGGCTAACTCGTCTTCAATTTGTGTTTTTTTCCCCCTGGATTCTACTACAGCCGTGTGTCGGAGCACCTACAGTGAGTATACTTTTACTCAGCATTTTCAATTGTCTCATCTGGTTTATTACAGGGTCAAAACTCGAAAGGGCCACAATAATGGCTAGGGTTGCGAAAATGGCTAAAATTATAACATTCACATTTTCTGGAAAATGCATGCTGGCAACGGGTGTACCTAAGAATTTCGCGAAAATGGCTAAAATTATAACTCGAAAATGCATGCTGGCAAACGGGTGTACCTAGGATTGCGAAAATGGCTACCTAAAATTATAACAAATCTAATCTTCTGATCGGTGTGGGTGTAGACTGATATTGTACAACGGGTGTACCTAAGAAATTCTCGTTTACACTAGAAACGTTATTATGAATTGTGATTATTCAAAATATAATGCTAGATGTTGTGAATGATGCAGGCATTAACACTAGAAAAAAGCTCTAATATAAGATTTCGAGATCTAACAATTCGAAATAGCCAACAGATTCATTTTGCTATTTCCCATTCAAATTCTGTTCGAGTCACAAATGCTGTAATTACTGCTCCAGGAAACAGTCCTAATACCGATGGCATACATATCACTCAATCAACTAATGTTTTTCTTAAGAAATGCTCTATTGCAACAGGTACATTTACATTCTTACTTGGTTTACGAGTTCAAGACTGAGACCGGTATCTATATATTAATCTGTCAACGTAAATGCAATGATATCAGGTGACGATTGTATATCCATTGTTAGCGGCAGTTCAAATATCAAGATGAAATTAATCTATTGTGGTCCTGGACATGGCATAAGGTTTGCTTTTTTTACGTGTACAATGACTCGTATTAATATAACACCGTCTTATCAAGAGGATTTGATATCTTCCCGATTTGAGTAACCGTCTTTTTTCCGTACCATTGTAGCATAGGAAGTCTAGGGAAGAATAACGCTTCAGATTTCGTACACAATATAGCCCTAAACGGCGCGTTTATGAGAAATACTACCAATGGTCTAAGGATTAAGAGTTGGCAGGTACtatattggttttttttttctcgatTTAAGGCGTTAGACGATAAATTATATTTCAGATAATATTTTCACTATATGCAGGGAGGATCGGGTTATGCACAGGCGATAAAATTCGAAAATGTGATAATGGAAGATGTTCAAAATCCTATTATTATTGATCAGTTCTACTGTGATTCCTTCAAGCCTTGTGCTAATCAGGTGATCCTTACATTTTCATATAATTCTTTTTTATAAGGTAAAGAAATTAGATTGATTGAAAATCAACCTAAAACATCCTTGGGGATAAGAACGGTAAAAAAATTCCATGATTTTCAAATTATTAACACGAAACTCTTGTTAAACAAGAAAAACTTTAAAGTCCAAAAAAGagaataatataaaataaaaaactTAAGAAATAGTCTTCTTAAAATGAGCGGAGTCTTCTTACATCTCCATATAAATTGGCGATCATTATGTATATGGATAGAACTTATTACAGAATCTCGAAAAACAAGTAATTTCAGCATATACAATTTTATACTCTATAACATGTTTTTTATGTGTTTTCAGACTAGCGCAGTGCAAATAAGTGACATAACGTATCTAAATATATTCGGAACAACCACAAGCAATTTCGCCACAAAGTTTGCTTGTAGTGACACCGTCCCATGCAAGAATATACTGATGGCGAATATTGTGTTGGTAAAGAAAAATGGCACGGCTGAAACGTTTTGTAATTCGGCCAATGGTTTTGCGTTTGGGTTCATTGATCCACCGGCTGATTGCTTGAGCTGCAGTGATTTGTATGGCTTGAGATCTCCGACCAACTTGATGCATCAAATAAAATGAAGCCAATTAGTGAACGAGTTTAGACATGTATGGATTTTTATGTTTGTCTATCGGATTTACAATTTGACTCATGTAAATAGTTTTTACTAGAGGACGTACTCGGCTGATCAAGTAGATGGTGTTGTTTTTACCGTGGATTCGAGTTAATTAACACTCAGACCGTAGATGATTAATTACGATGTTAATATTGTTTGACAGTTTCCCAAAAATAAATCTAATTTGAACGTTTTAATCAAGAAAGTATCAGGAGACCGTTGTTGCAACTTGCAAGCTTCTCTAAATTTTACATCAATTTATAAGTATAATTCTATATGACAAAATTATAAGAGTTAAAATCGAATTCTATTATgctttttattaaataaaataatttaatATTTATACATTTTTGCCATAAAATTGCAGAAGTACACATAGTATATCAATATATATACGTACATTATTAGTAATTCGCATTATTATACAACAGAAAAAAAACACTCTCCTTCAAATTGTAGTCCTCCTCTCCTAGTCTACCACTTTTTCTCCTTTGGAAATCTTCATCATTTTGCTTGCCCTTGCAATACCGTTGCCAATTTGCCATGTCTGCACATCTTCTTCAGGTGTACAAACCCAATGACCTTTATACCACAGCAGTGACATGGATTTCAACacctttttttattcttattatgtcgACATCTTTTTATTCCCACTTTTATTGAGAATGTGATCTTTTGAATTTCCCACTTCTACCCCTTGATAATTTCTTCATCCACGTCCAAGGCCACAACTACTAGCGTAACACAAATATTACcttcattatcatgttgaatttGGCCAAACTTGATTTTGTGGCCCTAAATATCTCCGGCAATAATTATTCTAATAATTGGCGTTTGAGGCTGGAATACATCTAGATGCTAATAGTCTTGATGATACTATTTGCTATTAAAGTGGGAGATACTACATCGGCCAAAATAAAGCTAAAGTTGTGATTTTTCTCCGTCATCATCTCCATGAAGAGCTGAAACTGAAGTATGAATGTTTAACTATAAAAGATCATTTCAGCTTATGGACTAGACTAATCTAAAAGAAAGGTATGACTATCTTAAAAACCTAAAGCCAAATATGCATGAATACACATAAGATTATAGGATTTCAAATCTATACGTGATCATAATTCAGCTATATATTCAGAATTACTTCACAGTTCACTTTATGTGAAGAAAAAGATTCTGACTaagatatactccctcccagtcactataatgttccctctttcccaaaacggattattcaagtaatgttcccctttctatttttagaaacttttactcttattttattcatttctctctcctatcaccaaaccccacacaactcttttactcctattttattactttcctttatgttttggccccacaattctttatttaactactaataattcatacctc contains the following coding sequences:
- the LOC141652105 gene encoding putative polygalacturonase At1g80170, translated to MAMLIILVLSLLITVQGNEDSFSNICKRGDETCEKRVVNVEEFGAIGDGVSDDTKAFISAWKAACSRPKSVFLVPKRSTYLVNATMFAGPCAGRLTVKIDGTIVAPSDPKHWNAKFGRMWLGFSNLTGVLFKGKGVIDGSGSKWWAASCKRNRTNPCVGAPTALTLEKSSNIRFRDLTIRNSQQIHFAISHSNSVRVTNAVITAPGNSPNTDGIHITQSTNVFLKKCSIATGDDCISIVSGSSNIKMKLIYCGPGHGISIGSLGKNNASDFVHNIALNGAFMRNTTNGLRIKSWQGGSGYAQAIKFENVIMEDVQNPIIIDQFYCDSFKPCANQTSAVQISDITYLNIFGTTTSNFATKFACSDTVPCKNILMANIVLVKKNGTAETFCNSANGFAFGFIDPPADCLSCSDLYGLRSPTNLMHQIK